A single genomic interval of Stieleria maiorica harbors:
- a CDS encoding APC family permease, which translates to MKGEEKGNSFSTFGGVFTPCVLTILGVIMFLRFGFVVGQAGVFAALVIVLASNAITTLTSLSLSAIATNTRVEGGGAYFLISRSLGPEFGGAIGLVFFAAQALSVAMYVIGFSEAFLGLLPEGTSPILVASVTNLLVTVCVWVGASWAIKIQFVILASVAISLLSFFGGAAGGFDAGHLTANWGTGFQDGESFWTVFALFFPAVTGIMAGANMSGDLRDPARSIPAGTLSAVATTMLIYAAMAVCLGASASRDDLIGNNMVVSKVAMFPMLITLGVFAATLSSALGSMMGAPRILQSLARDRVFLRLVPFGVSGNDGEPRRAILATALIAQTGIMAADLNSIAPLITMAFLLTYGLLNLATFYESITNNPSYRPQFRYSNWVTALAGAIGCGLVMLLIDWRWAIVASGLVAALHSYLTRADVNADWGDLSSGLLFERTRRNLLKLEDSFYHPKNWRPFILAFSGSGFSRPHLVVFGSWLSRETGVLALAQVIPGGLDDQSERLATQESILHAMIKERHLAAFPAVVVASDYTAGVQALVQCQGLGRLRPNVVLMGCPLSADRMRVFGGLLRNLEGLDRSVVVLRQTDDSEGEDVAPAGTVDVWWRGRANGELMVLLAHLMLSHPTWQRRQLRLLRVVQSDSAIDEVNSHLEGLLREARIVGHTEVVVSDDPATAIQTTSRDAAFVFLGLAIPAEGDDVEFLTRLEALVGELPRVALVHSGGGMKLES; encoded by the coding sequence GTGAAGGGTGAAGAGAAAGGGAATTCGTTTTCGACCTTTGGTGGCGTCTTCACCCCGTGTGTGCTGACCATCCTGGGCGTGATCATGTTCTTGCGCTTCGGGTTCGTCGTCGGACAGGCCGGAGTGTTTGCGGCATTGGTCATTGTGCTGGCCAGCAACGCGATCACGACGCTGACCAGTTTGTCGCTTTCGGCGATCGCGACCAACACCCGTGTCGAAGGCGGCGGGGCGTATTTTTTGATCAGCCGCAGCCTGGGTCCGGAATTCGGCGGCGCGATCGGGTTGGTGTTTTTCGCCGCCCAAGCCCTCTCGGTGGCGATGTACGTGATCGGTTTCTCCGAGGCGTTTCTGGGCCTGCTGCCCGAGGGGACGTCGCCGATCTTGGTCGCTTCGGTGACCAATCTGCTGGTGACGGTGTGCGTCTGGGTCGGCGCCAGTTGGGCGATCAAAATTCAATTTGTGATCCTGGCCAGCGTTGCGATCTCGCTGCTGTCGTTTTTTGGCGGTGCGGCGGGCGGTTTCGACGCCGGACATCTGACCGCCAATTGGGGTACCGGCTTTCAGGATGGCGAATCATTCTGGACCGTCTTTGCGTTGTTTTTTCCGGCGGTGACCGGAATCATGGCCGGAGCGAATATGTCGGGCGACCTTCGCGATCCGGCGCGTTCGATCCCCGCCGGGACGCTTTCGGCCGTCGCGACGACCATGCTGATCTACGCCGCGATGGCGGTCTGCTTGGGTGCGAGCGCCAGCCGTGACGACTTGATCGGAAACAACATGGTCGTCAGCAAGGTCGCGATGTTTCCGATGCTGATCACCTTGGGCGTGTTTGCGGCAACGCTCTCGTCCGCCTTGGGCAGCATGATGGGCGCGCCGCGGATCCTGCAGTCGTTGGCCCGCGATCGGGTCTTTTTGCGACTGGTCCCCTTCGGCGTCAGCGGCAACGACGGAGAACCGCGGCGGGCGATTCTGGCCACCGCCCTGATCGCTCAAACCGGAATCATGGCGGCAGACCTGAATTCGATCGCGCCCTTGATCACGATGGCGTTCCTGTTGACCTATGGCCTGCTGAACCTGGCGACGTTTTACGAATCGATCACGAACAATCCCAGCTACCGACCACAGTTTCGTTACAGCAACTGGGTCACCGCGCTTGCCGGCGCGATCGGATGCGGCCTGGTGATGTTATTGATCGATTGGCGCTGGGCTATCGTCGCCAGCGGACTGGTCGCCGCCTTGCATAGCTACCTGACGCGCGCGGACGTGAACGCGGACTGGGGCGATTTGAGCAGCGGTTTGCTGTTCGAGCGCACCCGTCGCAATCTGTTGAAATTGGAAGACAGCTTTTATCACCCTAAGAACTGGCGGCCGTTCATTCTGGCGTTCAGCGGCAGCGGTTTTTCGCGTCCCCATCTGGTCGTCTTCGGCAGTTGGCTGTCACGTGAAACCGGCGTCTTGGCACTGGCACAGGTGATCCCCGGCGGGCTGGATGACCAGTCGGAGCGATTGGCCACCCAGGAATCGATCTTGCACGCGATGATCAAGGAACGCCATTTGGCGGCATTCCCCGCGGTCGTCGTCGCCAGCGATTACACCGCCGGCGTCCAAGCGCTCGTTCAATGCCAGGGCCTCGGGCGTCTGCGTCCCAACGTGGTCTTGATGGGATGCCCCCTGTCGGCTGATCGGATGCGCGTCTTTGGCGGCCTGCTCAGGAATCTGGAAGGACTCGATCGCAGCGTCGTGGTGCTGCGGCAAACCGACGATTCCGAAGGCGAAGACGTCGCACCGGCCGGAACGGTTGACGTCTGGTGGCGGGGGCGAGCCAACGGGGAACTGATGGTCTTGCTGGCCCACCTGATGCTCTCCCACCCGACCTGGCAGCGACGACAATTGCGATTGCTCCGCGTGGTGCAAAGCGATTCGGCGATCGATGAAGTAAACTCACACCTGGAAGGTTTGCTCCGCGAAGCCCGCATCGTCGGCCACACGGAAGTCGTGGTTTCGGACGATCCGGCCACCGCGATCCAAACGACCAGCCGAGACGCCGCGTTCGTCTTTCTGGGACTGGCGATTCCGGCCGAAGGGGATGACGTGGAGTTTCTGACACGACTGGAAGCACTTGTCGGCGAGCTGCCGCGAGTGGCACTGGTTCACAGCGGCGGCGGAATGAAGTTAGAGAGTTAG
- a CDS encoding serine/threonine protein kinase produces the protein MGSVFQESAVRSGLVSKRQMDKVLEKIGREDDALIAATLVKSGLITEYQAQQLHVGRTKLTLGPYLITDWIGQGGMGQVFKAVHKVMGRECAVKVLPLEKSTALSRDSFTREIRLQAGLDCPFVVRAYDAGRDGNVHYLVTEYVPGTDLRKLVRRGGPLSMQHAALVISQAARGLQYAHDLGLVHRDVKPGNILVTPEGHTKVSDIGLAAWSMGLDDDPRAGKIVGTADYLSPEQIRNPRAIGPASDLYSLGCTLYYTVTGKVPFPGGDSKSKCKRHCEQTPWHPRKFAPDLSEDFVDTIADMMEKDPARRIATATDVAERLETWCTTSFEVDRPIERQAWTAPPIGIDDAPEFYPNASPDAPPLFGPGQNGSGHYSSGQYSSGQQGSGNFGSKVGMVPSDSSMPVLLDQPIDPAMARERRKPFPVGFVGGLLLGILLGALTALYCVREFL, from the coding sequence ATGGGCAGTGTGTTCCAAGAGTCTGCCGTCCGTAGCGGCTTGGTTTCCAAGCGACAAATGGACAAGGTGCTGGAAAAGATCGGCCGCGAGGACGATGCGTTGATCGCCGCCACGCTGGTCAAAAGCGGTTTGATCACCGAATACCAGGCACAACAGCTGCACGTCGGACGGACCAAGTTGACGCTGGGGCCGTACCTGATCACCGACTGGATCGGGCAAGGCGGCATGGGGCAGGTCTTTAAAGCGGTGCACAAGGTGATGGGCCGCGAGTGTGCCGTGAAGGTCCTGCCGCTGGAAAAGTCGACGGCGCTTTCACGCGATTCCTTTACACGAGAAATCCGACTGCAGGCGGGACTGGATTGCCCCTTCGTCGTCCGGGCCTACGATGCCGGTCGCGACGGCAACGTGCACTACCTGGTCACCGAATATGTGCCGGGAACCGACCTGCGAAAACTGGTCCGTCGCGGCGGACCACTCAGCATGCAGCACGCCGCGTTGGTGATCTCCCAAGCCGCACGCGGGCTGCAATACGCCCACGACCTGGGACTGGTGCATCGCGATGTCAAACCGGGAAACATCCTGGTTACCCCCGAAGGCCACACCAAAGTCTCCGACATCGGATTGGCGGCCTGGAGCATGGGGTTGGACGATGATCCGCGAGCCGGAAAGATCGTCGGCACCGCCGACTATTTGTCGCCCGAACAGATCCGCAATCCACGCGCGATCGGCCCCGCGAGCGACCTCTATTCGCTCGGCTGCACGCTGTACTACACCGTGACCGGCAAAGTCCCCTTTCCCGGCGGCGATTCCAAAAGCAAGTGCAAACGCCATTGCGAACAGACGCCCTGGCATCCGCGGAAATTTGCCCCGGACCTGTCAGAAGACTTCGTCGACACGATCGCCGACATGATGGAGAAAGATCCGGCGCGGCGGATTGCGACCGCCACCGACGTAGCCGAACGGCTGGAAACGTGGTGCACCACGTCGTTCGAAGTGGACCGGCCGATCGAACGCCAGGCTTGGACCGCGCCGCCGATCGGAATCGACGACGCACCAGAGTTCTATCCCAACGCCAGCCCCGATGCACCGCCCCTGTTCGGTCCGGGCCAAAACGGATCGGGACATTACAGTTCCGGCCAATACAGTTCCGGCCAGCAAGGGTCGGGCAACTTCGGCTCCAAGGTCGGGATGGTCCCCTCGGATTCCTCGATGCCGGTGCTGTTGGACCAGCCGATCGATCCGGCCATGGCCCGCGAGCGACGCAAGCCGTTCCCCGTCGGCTTTGTCGGTGGATTACTGCTCGGTATTTTACTCGGCGCCCTGACGGCGCTTTACTGCGTCCGCGAGTTTCTGTGA